The following coding sequences are from one Nicotiana tomentosiformis chromosome 3, ASM39032v3, whole genome shotgun sequence window:
- the LOC138908221 gene encoding uncharacterized protein, which produces MSFKDIPEARKYINLFALENKKELKKSCRKRLRYRCVFNCPFVIHITGDGDLPGVRVKTLKAKHTCDEAFDNSRIDYYTIASYFKNKMQDNPKFKVKEMRVELKNTFNVNVSYGKCKRAKRLILEKLDGSFTYDYNRLEAYANDLRVSNSCSDIVINLSKDAPVQGKIKFLRMYTRFQELKMGFREGLRPFIGLHGTFLKGKAKGQLSLDLKEDEGITFMSDMQKGLIEAIQNVLPDSHHIFCCRAYFDTVCKNQKVENNFTEFVNAWLVEASNGDSGYEIREGTDNHNVNMIVKKCTCRGCDLTGISCPHAIKSLFAVNVESAVCAEFIEYAVCAEFVESTFVKSTV; this is translated from the exons ATGAGCTTCAAGGATATACCTGAAGCCAGAAAATATATTAACCTCTTTGCCTTAGAAAACAAAAAGGAGTTAAAGAAAAGTTGTAGAAAAAGGCTAAGGTATAGATGTGTATTTAACTGCCCCTTTGTTATTCATATTACTGGAGATGGGGACCTTCCTGGGGTTAGGGTAAAGACCTTAAAAGCAAAGCATACCTGCGATGAAGCATTTGACAATTCTAGGATTGATTATTATACAATAGCAAGTTACTTTAAGAATAAGATGCAAGATAACCCAAAGTTTAAGGTAAAAGAGATGAGAGTAGAACTAAAAAACACATTCAATGTTAATGTTAGTTATGGAAAGTGCAAGAGGGCTAAGAGGCTGATTTTAGAGAAACTGGATGGTAGCTTCACATATGATTATAATAGACTTGAGGCATATGCCAATGATCTTAGAGTAAGTAATTCATGCAGTGATATAGTCATTAATTTGTCAAAGGATGCTCCTGTTCAAGGTAAAATAAAATTCTTGAGAATGTATACTCGCTTTCAAGAACTCAAGATGGGTTTTAGAGAAGGACTGAGACCATTTATTGGCTTACATGGTACCTTTTTGAAAGGAAAAGCAAAAGGTCAGTT GTCACTGGATCTCAAAGAGGATGAGGGAATTACTTTTATGTCAGATATGCAGAAG GGATTAATTGAGGCAATCCAGAATGTGCTACCTGATTCACACCATATATTTTGT TGTAGAGCCTATTTTGATACTGTGTGCAAGAACCAAAAAGTGGAGAATAACTTCACTGAATTTGTGAATGCATGGCTGGTTGAAGCAAG CAATGGTGACAGTGGTTATGAAATCAGGGAAGGGACAGATAACCACAATGTAAACATGATTGTGAAAAAATGCACATGTAGGGGATGTGATCTTACTGGAATCTCATGCCCACATGCAATTAAATCCCT TTTTGCAGTTAATGTTGAATCTGCAGTATGTGCAGAGTTTATTGAATATGCAGTTTGCGCAGAGTTTGTTGAATCTACA TTTGTTAAATCTACAGTTTGA